The DNA window ttaggtttttgtaaacgatttggtttttctagtgattaatttttgccataaggcaccgcacaagtatttatacttgtgcatatttaatcttgtccatctattcatttcaaatcaatttgtgTTATAAAAGTTAATTTTCAGCTGCATAtagatgttgtccgagatgttgtaacatctggcacaaaatttaattctgataaaacacaaatttactgtTTTACATCCTATACTGAAAGTCTTATTATTTGTAGcatctgtcggacaaaataatccttaCATAGCAAATTACCTAAATTTCACATACTAAATAAACCGAAATTTCCGATCCGATCGGTTTTTCTTTTTAAACGAACACCCCTTTACATCGGCATtcctaaaattacaaaaaatctAAAGAATGCATGGGTTGTACCAAATGATATAGTACTAGAAATATTAAACATACAACTTAAAAGGTAAAATCACAATTAACCTCGTAAAATACAAATTCGTACTCTTATTGGGGTTTCTTCACATTGAAACTAATGAAACATACGCAAAAATGTTAGGTACGTACAACTTTACACAGACTTGGAGAAGTGAAGCGGACAAACCTCTGTCCAAGCAGCATTACAAGCCATTGTAGGTACCGAGATAGACTAAaggtaatgaaataaataatgaattatatataCAGGCATTTTGACATATAATTTGGTCATAATTCCAGCTATTTGATTACTTAGAGAAGGGAATGAAAGGCGGTACTGGTGCAGAATTCACGAAATTCGCTCTCTTTACGAACCTGCCTTTCATCCGGGGTCTCTTCTCAGCGTTCAGCTTCCGTACCTCGTACCTTATCTTCTTGGAAAACAACCTCGTACGACGCTTCTCTCTGTACCTGGACACCCTGGCTTCTCTCCCTCCATCCAAAATCGCTGCTCCGTGCCCACTCGTCATTCCCATTTCTCCATATGCATGCATTGCTCCGCATGTTCCCTGCAATATATACCAAGAAAAGAATGTCAATTAGTGAGTTAAAAGCTACGAAAATACCCGGGTTGTGTATTAGTCTTTCGCATTATATATGCTTGTTAGTAATCGAAATTTCGGAATCCGCCTCCAATTAAAGTTAACAATATGGTCCACAAATAGATTTGATCCAACGATTGTTTTTAGTGAATGAAGTAGCTAGGTGTGAAGCAATTTTGAAACAAAATGGTCATCGAGAGAGCTTGTTGTAAATATCTCCGTAtaggtttaaaattttttgttcCAAAACTAGGAGATGAAATTATAATAAGAGATATGTGAACTATACATGTATTAGATGACATGATCAAGGGAAATTAGTAATAAAATTAGCATGCAATGCCATACCATGCAATTAGGCCAACAGTCACCGAAATCTATTTCCGGCCTTTCTCCGGTCGTCCACGGTGACTTTTCACTGTCCCATGTCATCATCACACCTTCATAATCAAGCCTTAAGAAATTCACCTTCTTGAAATCATCACCAACTTTACTGCCCTCAAAACTGTTCAAGAAGTTCTGCTCTCCACTTTGTGTTGCTTGATTTTCCTCTTCTTCACATGTGATTGGAGAATCACAATCGAAATTCAACTCAAAAGTTTCTCTACTTAAATCAATTTCTACACCAACTTGATCATGATTATAATCCTCACCTGTAATATATTCTTCCTCAACTTTAACTCTTTCAATCTCCAATGAATCACGATTTATTTTCTCCTTTTGATCATCACAATCCATTAGCCCTAGTCCCTCCATATCAAACAGTTCTTCTTCCAGACCTTTACCCAATAAACTCTCAACATCCGCGGCAAACTCAGCAAGATCCGTTTCAGATGGAAGAAACCCGTGTAATCTTTTCGTTTCTGGGCTCAGATCATTGGATAAAGCTTTGGACTGATCATTCCCAAAGACCTGTGTGATACTTTCTGTACGGATATTATTCACAGGATCACCGGAATTGCATAATTCTGCAACGAAGGGATCGAAAATCGGAACCCTATACAGAAGCTGCTCTTCGTTTTCTTCATTCGAGTTATCTTCACAGTAGATTTCAGGTACCAGATGAAGCGGGTTTTGGATTCTGGCGATGCATTCGTCAGAAAAACTGAACTTCGACTGTTTTTTGTGCCTCGGTGTTCGAGCTTTACGAGTGAAGCCTTGATGCCAAGATGGCACAGAAGTTCGAAGCTTTGCATCGAAAGATTTTAGTGATGCGATTTTGAGGCAAACTCTCTCGTGCCTTCGGGCTAAGGTGTTCGCCGAATGAACAGAAGAATCGCAAGATTGGCACAAGAATGCATCATCAGCTGCGCAATACCATCGAGCCCTCTTCTTGATACAATTATCACAAGCTCTCACTGATTTTGCGCCAACGGCGCTGGATAAATTTTTACCTGAACTCATAGAGTTCAAATCTAGAGTGTGTTCGGATTTTTCTCTATCGAAATGTGCAAATCAAGTCAAGAAAAGGCACAAGAAAATTATGTGGGCTTTCTTGATTTATTTATGTATCAAAAAAATTGTGCAATTATTTTCAGTGGGGTTCAGGGAAAGGGTCCCATAGCATGAACTTTtgcaacatatttataagcCTGAGCCTCTTCTTGGGTGCACTTTTGAAGGTTTGAACAGAAAATGGGGTTTGCACTTTCGTGTCTGACAAGAGGGCCTTATCTCTTCTGTGATTGGTGgagacagaaaattttatcctAATGTCTGGTTTTTGATTGGTCAATATTCTGATTATGGGATTTCTCGTGGGACCCTATTGCAATAAGTCTTCGATCCAATCTCAAATACAATGTCAATTTCttgatttatataatataaggtGGCCCTTTTTTGTTGGATTGTATCTTTGGAGCACACTTCCCCTCTCGCGGAAAGGAAATATCAGCAGTAACTTATGCTGACCAAGGTTAAGTTTTTTGTGGGAGTGGAAAGGAAAATCTCTGTATGTGAATCTAGAGAATTAGATGAATTTGGGATCTTTTACTGTCACTAATCAAATAATATTAGAGTAAGtctttgtgagacggtttcacgaatttttatctgtgagacgggtcaaccctatcgatattcacaataaaaagtaatactcttagcataaaaagtaataatttttcatgaatgacctaaataagagacctgtctcacaaaatacgacccgtgagactatctcacacaagtttttgccatagtattattatattaaactaATGTAATTTTACAAGTTTCTTAGAGATGTGCTGGGTGAAGCAACTAATTAAAAGATCAAGTAATaaaaattgttatttaatttccaTCTTGTATATTTGTCTTccttttttttgtgtgtgtgacGTTGGTCCAATGATGTGAAAATTTTGTAAGtcttgtatttttaaattttaccaattttattatattttctttGGGAGATTGATGATACATCATATAAGTGAATATCGCATAAGTGAATATCGTGTCGACATCATATCAATAGGAAAATTCAGTATATATGTAaggaaaaagaattttttttgttcactaacttgtttaattttgagtttttcttcactaaattttctaagttatattttaatacaatatTTTTAGTTTTCGCTATTTTGATCGAAATACGAATGTGCAAATAATCCAAGTTTTCAGGAGGTCATTCCATACATGGAGTATAATCGACATGTAATAGCCCTAACATAACTAAAAGTTCCCCTAGTTTATGTTTCATTAGTAAATTCAGTTTTTCGGTGTGTATTGAAAATAGAGATTATTTCATTCCACTTGTACATATCTTTTACTCTGCGCAAGTTTTATGCACAAAATTCCtcgagcattaattaattttaaaaacctGATAAATATTAATGTCTTTATTAAGTACACACGTATTAGAATATATCAATGAAATatagttttaaatatttatttagtttatttCTCTGCCAATCTTACCTCTCAACTTAGCACACGTACTAAGTGCAGAGATTCACTTTATAACTAAATGACTCCATCTTTCCAATATTAAAAAAgtgcaaataattttttttctcttttaccTAGTTAACTTTAGATTGGATAAGTATTTTGTAAGATGATTTCACGTTTCGTTAGTCGTGAGATGAGTCAATCATGTCcacatttacaataaaaaataatattttgatgtgaaaaataatattttttatggatgagcCAAATAGAATATTCTTCTCACAAAATTGAACTAAGAGACCACATGAGTGTTtgtgttttaaattttgatccattaagttttcaaattttaattttagtacaacaaattttaaattatgttattttagttcAATTGTTGATGTGATTTTGAACAAATCAACAATGTTTGGAGTCGCATCTTTATTTTTTCGTTGTCACGTCAGCACTCCGATTAAATAAGATGAAAAGCCAAAAAAACTATAATTATTGTACAAAAATTAAACTTTGGAAATTTAGCGAAGCAAACTTAAATAGAAAAGATAAATAAACCAAACTAAGTAtttttactttaaaaaaaattattaatttcatACAGGAATAAAAGTCAGAAGTtgaattatatatacatatatatatataacgatTTTTTGTgtgtgatataaaatatgacaACCCAATAAATAAAGTAATCGCATGGTCCCGTTTTGTCCAGATGAACAGACCAAAGTGTCCATTTCTGTCATAAAATTATCTTCTAGGAAGTTCACTCAGCAGCATGCACAACCATCACATGCTCATACTAAGAGACATTCAAAATCATTCGATATtctttcttctattttttttcgaaaaaattatgtataaatttattttaataattagttAGTTTGCTATAATGTTTATCACTATAAAATTCGGAAAGGATTAATTACGGAAAATAATTGATCGCAGGATATTGTGATAAGATAGTgatcaaattatgatttttgattGCTTTGACTTAACTGGTGTAAAATGGAATGTTTGGCTGAGGTTATTTCCGAATTAATGCCGCTGTGTTTTTCAAGAGAGCATTATCATACTGGATAAATATGATGTGGAGACCTCATCCATTTTAAATCCTACGtacactttttttttaattaaaaaatccaAATTCTGCCTCTTTGGATAATACGATATTATGTAATAAACAATAATAaccctttatatatatatatatatatatatatatatagtatggTAAAAATTGTGactaaacaatgtatacattaGAAAGAAACCAATATTGAAGGTGTGTGAAGTTTTGTAtataggcaaaaatttgtgtgagatgatatcacgagtcgtatttgtgagatagatatcttatttgggtcatccatgaaaaaatattactttttgtgctaagagtgttattttttattgtgaatatcgatagggttgactcgtctcacagataaagattcgtgtgaccgtctcacaagagaccttcTCTTGTGTATATTCACGAGATGAGTTTAATCAATCTATATttataatgaaatataatatttgtcACAGACCGGATGAGGACCGGGTGAGATTAGAGATTTATCTGATAAAATTGATTTGTGAGACTTTCTTCTAGAAGTTTTTTATCATTGAAAGTGTGAAAGTCATATATGGAGTGGAAAGTGCCTCTTGTTGTAAATGCGGCTCTTGAATGCCATAAATGTCCCAGGACCGCACATAAATGGGTTTAATTAACAAGTCCCCtctattgaaaaataatatttaaaatgtgtgtattgaatatttgaatgttgaaaataagagttgtaaatattgaaaattagtgtgtgatgatttaggtaatgatgtattttatttttggattatttgtaaagatttcctataaatagatctctcatttgtgaagaaaatcacaattgagtatagagaa is part of the Primulina tabacum isolate GXHZ01 chromosome 18, ASM2559414v2, whole genome shotgun sequence genome and encodes:
- the LOC142533352 gene encoding zinc finger protein CONSTANS-LIKE 16-like translates to MSSGKNLSSAVGAKSVRACDNCIKKRARWYCAADDAFLCQSCDSSVHSANTLARRHERVCLKIASLKSFDAKLRTSVPSWHQGFTRKARTPRHKKQSKFSFSDECIARIQNPLHLVPEIYCEDNSNEENEEQLLYRVPIFDPFVAELCNSGDPVNNIRTESITQVFGNDQSKALSNDLSPETKRLHGFLPSETDLAEFAADVESLLGKGLEEELFDMEGLGLMDCDDQKEKINRDSLEIERVKVEEEYITGEDYNHDQVGVEIDLSRETFELNFDCDSPITCEEEENQATQSGEQNFLNSFEGSKVGDDFKKVNFLRLDYEGVMMTWDSEKSPWTTGERPEIDFGDCWPNCMGTCGAMHAYGEMGMTSGHGAAILDGGREARVSRYREKRRTRLFSKKIRYEVRKLNAEKRPRMKGRFVKRANFVNSAPVPPFIPFSK